One segment of Saprospiraceae bacterium DNA contains the following:
- a CDS encoding T9SS type A sorting domain-containing protein, with protein MTFLNPFLISRHRWMLSLFLSAGLLATTKPVRSQLIPAGGPPGVLVVDMAVTDSAIYVASLHSLYRSSDYGLSWTKLLDIPFNKNLKGTNLFLPVQWMVKALHDKVFFHYHDDSSYRLLVSVDRGNSWTTRSYPTYNNQKVYSGQWALTDSLFLLRNGKRIFYSSNNAVSWSWLPMPGHSDDGLGMAVDGNWVYCWNNDSLFLSRDYLKTWEGNDFQGFGNLKVQNGFLFARASEANGIKNFWASKGWGLPWGKKTNLMHLSEFDVVVVSDTVLLWPNFPWENEDYLWVGDTAQLQFTKDLTRRTPIKGYFSLMDTRLMEISDRLFIRSPNRIGFSSYGHSYWFPSLWHSDDFGRRWTTRENTLEEPMLNDLYADGERIWAATSSGLFYQIAGQDDWQSNDTIGLAIFSATRFDGQLWKSVLQLASVAEIGLYASDDEGNSWHQDFSASDYPLISTPLALFQYFGGSVFRRFPDDGGWKEISDKIPGQFVNSGILDVYYKGLIFTYDDQGVLYSSSDAGEHWNMFPFPTNIYTPLHLLTMVDSMLVFVGGRRDPVEQEYQFEVYRWHDDIEQWTLLSNSIKISYSWEDQNHYRKIIGLVSHAGKWFLVVRGVGILESVNNGADWSILANNDVAKNAMDVEVVGDWLYVGSQFFGVWKMKLDAVGQQYIYTRREMRLFPNPNDGHVVRLEATQPLERIWVFDLDGRLVLENGPTNSSVTLLNLSGLSSGFYFVKILDAEGVMTVQKMLVAR; from the coding sequence ATGACTTTTCTCAACCCTTTCTTGATATCGCGCCATCGTTGGATGCTGTCGCTTTTTCTTTCCGCTGGCCTACTTGCCACTACAAAGCCCGTACGGTCGCAACTGATACCCGCCGGAGGTCCACCTGGAGTACTGGTGGTGGATATGGCTGTGACCGACTCGGCTATTTATGTGGCTTCGCTACATAGCCTGTATCGCTCTTCGGACTATGGCTTGAGTTGGACGAAACTGTTGGACATCCCTTTCAACAAAAACTTGAAAGGCACAAACCTTTTTCTGCCAGTGCAGTGGATGGTAAAGGCACTTCATGACAAGGTGTTTTTTCACTATCATGATGACTCCTCCTATCGCTTGCTCGTCAGTGTTGACCGGGGAAACTCTTGGACGACACGTTCCTATCCCACCTATAACAACCAAAAGGTGTATTCGGGACAATGGGCGCTTACCGATTCTCTCTTCTTGCTGCGGAATGGGAAACGGATTTTTTATTCCAGCAACAATGCAGTGTCATGGAGTTGGCTCCCTATGCCCGGTCATTCTGATGATGGACTCGGAATGGCGGTTGACGGGAACTGGGTGTATTGCTGGAACAATGATTCCCTTTTTTTGAGCCGCGACTATTTGAAGACTTGGGAAGGCAATGATTTTCAGGGCTTCGGCAACCTCAAAGTTCAAAACGGTTTTTTGTTTGCTCGAGCGTCCGAAGCCAATGGCATAAAAAACTTTTGGGCTTCGAAGGGCTGGGGGTTGCCTTGGGGAAAAAAAACCAACTTGATGCATTTGAGCGAGTTTGATGTAGTAGTTGTGAGCGATACCGTTCTGCTCTGGCCTAATTTTCCCTGGGAAAATGAAGATTATCTTTGGGTGGGTGATACCGCGCAATTGCAATTCACCAAAGATTTGACACGAAGAACTCCGATAAAAGGATATTTTTCGCTTATGGACACGAGGTTGATGGAAATTTCAGACCGATTGTTTATTCGCTCCCCTAACCGTATTGGTTTTTCTTCTTACGGCCATTCTTATTGGTTCCCGTCTCTCTGGCATTCTGACGATTTTGGCCGACGATGGACGACAAGGGAAAATACCCTCGAGGAGCCGATGCTCAACGACCTATATGCCGACGGAGAACGCATTTGGGCAGCCACCTCCTCAGGACTTTTTTACCAAATCGCAGGACAAGATGACTGGCAGAGCAATGATACCATCGGTTTAGCTATTTTTTCTGCAACTCGGTTTGACGGCCAGCTCTGGAAATCAGTGTTGCAACTTGCCAGTGTGGCAGAGATAGGATTGTATGCCTCTGATGATGAGGGCAACTCTTGGCACCAAGATTTTAGCGCATCTGACTATCCGCTGATTTCCACCCCTCTTGCACTGTTCCAGTATTTTGGCGGCAGTGTTTTCAGGCGATTTCCCGACGACGGAGGCTGGAAGGAGATTTCGGATAAAATCCCCGGTCAATTTGTCAACTCAGGTATACTGGATGTCTATTACAAAGGACTGATTTTCACTTACGACGACCAAGGGGTGCTGTACAGTTCGAGCGACGCAGGCGAGCATTGGAATATGTTTCCTTTTCCGACCAATATCTATACGCCGCTGCACTTATTGACAATGGTTGATAGCATGCTGGTGTTTGTGGGAGGGCGACGAGACCCTGTTGAACAGGAATATCAATTTGAAGTGTACAGATGGCACGACGATATCGAGCAATGGACGCTCCTTTCCAATAGTATTAAGATATCATATTCTTGGGAAGACCAAAACCACTATCGCAAAATTATCGGTCTTGTTTCTCACGCTGGCAAGTGGTTTTTGGTCGTGAGAGGCGTTGGCATTCTCGAATCTGTGAACAATGGTGCTGATTGGAGCATATTGGCCAACAACGATGTCGCCAAAAATGCCATGGACGTGGAAGTGGTTGGAGATTGGCTATATGTGGGTAGCCAGTTTTTCGGCGTGTGGAAAATGAAATTGGATGCAGTGGGGCAGCAATATATTTATACCCGTAGGGAAATGCGTCTATTCCCTAATCCCAATGATGGCCATGTGGTTCGCCTCGAAGCCACTCAACCCTTGGAACGCATCTGGGTTTTCGACCTTGATGGCAGGCTTGTACTTGAAAATGGCCCGACCAACTCATCGGTAACACTGTTGAACTTGTCGGGACTGTCTTCGGGATTTTATTTTGTAAAAATACTGGATGCGGAAGGTGTTATGACGGTTCAAAAAATGCTGGTTGCGAGATAA
- a CDS encoding PstS family phosphate ABC transporter substrate-binding protein, which produces MSRIAGWVLLILLLISCQKSSNSIENLLIKGSDTEVNVALALAEAFMEKEPNVSIAVTGGGSGTGVAALLSGKTNIANSSRPMKPDELKMAEARGIRPLPIVFGIDALAIIVNEQNPLDSLTMDELARVFKGEVRHWAAIGGPNMNVSLYGRQSNSGTFIYFRDEVLNAEYSASLKQMNGTAQIVEAISTDPAGVGYVGVGYLLEKSGDLPQGVKLLKVSRAKGQTAYSPLESSHITSDQYPIVRPLYQYVNGKPSGRLLEFLLFAIGAEGQAIVSKNGYYPISKAQHAADIELLNAEVAINK; this is translated from the coding sequence ATGAGCCGCATCGCAGGTTGGGTCTTGCTTATACTCTTGCTAATTTCCTGTCAGAAAAGTTCAAACTCCATCGAGAACCTCCTCATCAAAGGCTCGGATACGGAGGTGAACGTCGCGTTGGCACTTGCCGAGGCGTTCATGGAAAAAGAGCCAAACGTGTCCATCGCCGTCACGGGTGGAGGCTCCGGCACTGGCGTGGCCGCGTTGTTGAGCGGCAAAACCAACATCGCCAACTCCTCCCGCCCCATGAAGCCCGATGAACTGAAGATGGCAGAGGCCCGCGGCATCAGGCCGCTGCCCATCGTGTTTGGCATTGATGCGCTTGCCATCATCGTCAACGAACAAAACCCGCTCGATAGCCTGACAATGGACGAGTTGGCGCGTGTTTTTAAAGGCGAGGTACGCCATTGGGCCGCAATAGGCGGCCCCAATATGAACGTGTCGCTCTATGGGCGGCAAAGCAACTCGGGGACGTTCATCTATTTTCGGGACGAGGTGCTCAATGCCGAATACAGCGCATCGTTGAAGCAAATGAACGGCACGGCGCAGATTGTAGAGGCCATTTCTACTGACCCGGCAGGCGTTGGTTATGTTGGTGTCGGCTATTTGCTCGAAAAAAGCGGCGACCTGCCCCAAGGCGTAAAATTGCTCAAAGTGAGCCGCGCCAAAGGGCAAACGGCCTACTCACCGCTAGAATCTTCGCACATCACAAGCGACCAGTACCCCATCGTGCGCCCGCTCTACCAGTACGTCAACGGCAAGCCCAGCGGTCGGTTGCTCGAATTTTTGCTTTTCGCCATCGGCGCGGAAGGGCAAGCCATTGTCAGCAAGAACGGCTATTACCCTATTTCCAAAGCACAACACGCGGCAGACATCGAGCTGCTCAACGCAGAAGTAGCCATCAACAAATAA
- a CDS encoding c-type cytochrome, translated as MKNRCYLAWATLTFLSACGTKEPVEPPVTFDPTPYTLDYGHFDPPQLPTDNPLTLAGVQLGRMLFYEKKLSKDGSQSCADCHQQKDAFTDTRQFSIGVEGLPGHRHAMSVMNLAWHRHRFFWDGRAATLREQALMPIEDPLEMNETLPNMVAKLSADKRYTDQFVRAFGDATVTAERVGLALEQFMLTIVSHSSKYDHWEKGHATLSASEERGRKLFFGQFDPSGIEKGAQCFHCHVGHNLTIDDYVNNGLDSDATMTDAGLQNVTLNPADRGKFKVPSLRNVALTPPYMHDGRFATLEEVIEHYNTGVKKSATVDVLMQVNLQSGGLQLTEQDKADLVAFLKTFTDLDFVKNPAYGKPD; from the coding sequence ATGAAAAACCGTTGTTACCTTGCATGGGCCACACTCACCTTTTTGTCCGCCTGCGGCACAAAGGAGCCTGTGGAACCCCCTGTCACTTTTGACCCGACACCGTACACTTTGGACTACGGCCACTTCGACCCTCCGCAGTTGCCGACCGACAATCCCCTCACCCTTGCGGGCGTACAGTTGGGGCGAATGCTGTTTTACGAAAAAAAGCTCTCCAAAGACGGCTCTCAATCGTGCGCCGATTGTCACCAGCAAAAAGATGCTTTCACAGACACGCGCCAATTCAGCATCGGCGTGGAAGGGCTGCCGGGCCATCGCCACGCTATGTCGGTGATGAATCTGGCTTGGCACCGACACCGATTTTTTTGGGATGGCAGGGCCGCTACGCTGCGCGAACAGGCGCTGATGCCGATAGAAGACCCGCTCGAAATGAACGAAACCCTTCCCAACATGGTCGCTAAGCTCAGCGCCGACAAACGATACACCGACCAATTCGTCCGCGCTTTTGGCGATGCCACAGTGACGGCTGAACGAGTCGGGCTGGCCTTGGAGCAATTCATGCTGACCATTGTCTCCCACAGCTCGAAATACGACCATTGGGAAAAAGGACACGCTACTTTGAGCGCCTCGGAAGAGCGGGGGCGAAAGTTGTTTTTTGGTCAATTTGACCCCAGCGGCATCGAAAAGGGAGCACAATGCTTCCATTGCCACGTCGGGCACAACCTGACCATTGATGATTACGTGAACAACGGCCTCGACTCGGACGCAACCATGACCGACGCGGGCCTCCAAAACGTCACGCTCAATCCAGCCGACCGGGGCAAATTCAAAGTGCCAAGCCTGCGCAACGTGGCTCTTACCCCTCCTTATATGCACGACGGGCGATTCGCCACCTTGGAAGAAGTGATTGAGCATTACAATACTGGCGTGAAAAAGTCTGCAACCGTAGATGTGCTCATGCAGGTCAATTTGCAATCAGGCGGCTTGCAACTGACCGAACAGGATAAAGCGGATTTGGTGGCATTTTTAAAAACGTTCACGGATTTGGACTTTGTGAAAAACCCAGCGTATGGCAAGCCGGATTGA
- a CDS encoding DUF4105 domain-containing protein: MKHLMLLAFLLCAGTLPSQNTPALSDSARVSLMTVAPGEFLYSTFGHSALRILDPANRLDRCYNYGTFDFEQPNFILKFCRGKLLYYLDVEPYRGFERGNLRDQRAMQEQTLNLSQTQKQRLFEVLEENALEENRYYKYDFFYDNCATRIRDVVGLTFDQPIQWDSSRLALGTTMRQLLNPYMTSQPWTHFGMNLGLGYAADRRALAQDFMFLPDHVRDMFAAARINDTTPLVASERNIPEYPFPTTEFRPGFLDRPLWVMSLVALLGLLSMFHRLTERIFDTVFWFVLGASGLLIALLWFATDHSATKTNFNLLWALPTHLLVFWRSHKGGWIRLHFAIAGSLALIALIFWKIIPQEMPVAAMPIAALVAVKGLWSPFKDWLAQRRQNTA; the protein is encoded by the coding sequence ATGAAACACCTCATGCTGCTTGCCTTCCTGCTGTGCGCGGGAACATTACCGTCACAAAACACGCCCGCCCTCTCCGATAGCGCCCGCGTCAGCCTGATGACCGTCGCGCCGGGCGAGTTCCTATACAGCACTTTTGGCCACAGCGCCCTGCGCATCCTCGACCCCGCCAACCGACTCGACCGATGCTACAACTACGGCACATTCGATTTCGAGCAGCCCAATTTTATCCTCAAATTTTGTCGCGGCAAACTCCTCTATTACCTCGATGTCGAGCCTTATCGCGGCTTCGAGCGCGGCAATCTGCGCGACCAGCGTGCCATGCAGGAACAAACCCTCAATTTGAGCCAAACACAAAAGCAACGCCTTTTCGAGGTGTTGGAAGAAAACGCCCTCGAGGAAAACCGCTACTACAAATACGACTTTTTCTACGACAACTGCGCCACCCGCATCCGCGACGTGGTGGGGTTGACCTTCGACCAACCCATCCAATGGGACAGCAGCCGACTCGCCCTAGGCACCACAATGCGCCAACTCCTCAACCCCTACATGACCAGTCAGCCCTGGACACATTTCGGCATGAACCTCGGCTTGGGCTACGCCGCCGACCGACGGGCGCTAGCCCAAGACTTCATGTTCCTACCCGACCATGTGCGCGATATGTTTGCCGCAGCCCGCATCAACGACACCACCCCGCTCGTCGCGTCGGAGCGCAACATCCCCGAATACCCGTTTCCGACCACCGAGTTCAGACCCGGCTTCCTCGACCGACCCCTCTGGGTGATGAGCCTCGTGGCGCTGCTCGGTCTGTTAAGCATGTTTCATCGCCTAACGGAACGGATATTCGATACAGTTTTTTGGTTCGTGTTGGGCGCGTCGGGGCTGCTCATCGCATTGCTTTGGTTCGCCACCGACCACTCGGCCACAAAGACGAACTTCAACCTGCTGTGGGCGCTCCCCACGCATTTGCTTGTGTTTTGGCGCAGCCACAAAGGCGGCTGGATTCGGCTCCACTTTGCGATAGCAGGCAGCCTCGCCCTCATAGCCCTCATTTTTTGGAAAATCATTCCGCAGGAAATGCCAGTGGCAGCCATGCCCATTGCGGCGTTGGTGGCGGTGAAGGGGTTGTGGAGTCCATTCAAAGACTGGCTCGCACAACGTCGTCAAAACACCGCATAA
- a CDS encoding hydroxymethylglutaryl-CoA synthase family protein has translation MALLPIGIDDMAFYVPKLYLDIRALAEKRNIPYEKLSLGLGLHKMAVCDAHEDAATMAAEAVAELMERNGLDPRHIGRIYLGTESALDMAKPTGTYAVEMLAQRFANRYGPDCFRHCDVLDMTFACIGATDALQNTLDWVATDRNNIGIVVASDIAKYELNSTGEYTQGAGAVAMLVRWHPRLLVVRRLFGVAMESVHDFYKPRREKFSETPVFDGQFSNLCYQNRMNEALDDFRRRAVAARLFRDAQFQALSERWARMIFHLPYAFHAKRMFVERFVEERKTKGAWENDVARFGFQEPYAGQFLEKKSFGKAHAAFLKNVSESTLYRRFVAQKLEKAQRASMETGNLYTASIFLALMSTLECDFAGNGNLAGKKLGFVAYGSGSKAKVFEAVVQKEWREVTQHFKVFEKLRDRRALDYDQYELLHTGQQQGAVFAEEGRWGLERVGHEGVTLGARYYAVF, from the coding sequence ATGGCGCTACTTCCCATCGGCATTGACGACATGGCCTTCTATGTGCCCAAACTTTATCTTGACATCCGCGCATTGGCCGAAAAACGCAACATCCCTTACGAGAAACTTTCGCTGGGCCTCGGCCTCCACAAAATGGCCGTGTGCGATGCGCACGAGGATGCCGCAACGATGGCCGCCGAAGCGGTGGCCGAACTTATGGAGCGCAACGGCCTCGACCCGCGCCACATCGGGCGCATCTACCTCGGCACGGAGAGCGCACTCGACATGGCCAAACCGACGGGTACCTACGCGGTGGAGATGCTCGCGCAACGCTTCGCCAACCGCTACGGACCCGACTGCTTTCGACATTGCGACGTACTCGACATGACGTTCGCCTGCATCGGCGCGACGGATGCGCTGCAAAACACGCTCGACTGGGTAGCGACCGACCGCAACAACATCGGTATCGTGGTGGCCAGCGACATTGCCAAATACGAACTCAACTCCACGGGCGAATACACACAAGGCGCTGGCGCGGTGGCCATGCTTGTGCGCTGGCATCCGCGACTGTTGGTGGTGCGGCGGCTCTTTGGCGTGGCGATGGAGAGCGTGCATGATTTTTACAAGCCCCGCCGGGAAAAATTCAGCGAAACGCCTGTGTTCGACGGGCAGTTTTCCAACCTGTGCTATCAGAACCGCATGAACGAGGCGCTCGACGATTTTCGCCGTCGGGCGGTGGCGGCGCGATTGTTTCGCGACGCCCAGTTTCAGGCGCTGAGCGAGCGTTGGGCGCGGATGATTTTTCACCTGCCTTATGCTTTTCACGCCAAGCGGATGTTTGTGGAGCGGTTTGTTGAGGAGCGAAAAACGAAGGGTGCTTGGGAAAATGACGTTGCCAGATTTGGCTTTCAGGAGCCATATGCGGGGCAGTTTTTGGAGAAAAAATCATTTGGGAAAGCGCACGCTGCCTTTTTGAAAAACGTCAGCGAATCAACGCTTTATCGCCGTTTTGTCGCCCAAAAATTGGAAAAAGCCCAACGCGCCAGCATGGAGACTGGCAACCTGTACACGGCTTCTATTTTCCTCGCGCTCATGAGCACGCTCGAGTGTGATTTTGCGGGAAATGGCAATTTGGCGGGAAAAAAATTGGGCTTCGTGGCTTACGGCAGCGGCTCGAAGGCGAAGGTGTTTGAGGCCGTCGTACAGAAAGAGTGGCGCGAGGTGACGCAGCATTTTAAGGTGTTTGAAAAATTGCGCGACCGCCGGGCGCTCGACTACGACCAATATGAACTGCTGCACACCGGGCAGCAACAAGGGGCGGTTTTCGCAGAGGAAGGGCGTTGGGGGCTTGAAAGAGTGGGTCACGAAGGCGTGACGTTGGGGGCGAGGTATTATGCGGTGTTTTGA
- a CDS encoding DUF4112 domain-containing protein: MRSKPQKQSPQQAAAFLFPHCHIFATNPTFAPQINLRMDNQQPPTTNEQLRPDEPVGQATTNAPQPNDPDLARLDALAKILDDQFRIPGTNARFGLDGIIGLVPYLGDVAGFVVSGILMRTMLKRGAGPLLMLRMMGNFALDAITGIVPIVGDLFDFGFKANRRNVNLLKKYYADGKTKPSARWSIALLSILFFVLFALLIWGIWKMAAMLASWVWGLF, from the coding sequence TTGAGGAGCAAGCCCCAAAAGCAGTCGCCCCAACAAGCGGCTGCTTTTTTATTTCCCCACTGCCACATCTTCGCCACCAACCCTACTTTTGCCCCCCAAATCAACCTCCGCATGGACAACCAGCAACCACCAACCACCAACGAACAACTCCGCCCGGACGAGCCAGTCGGGCAAGCAACAACGAACGCCCCCCAACCAAACGACCCCGACCTCGCCCGGCTCGACGCGCTCGCCAAAATCTTGGACGACCAATTCCGCATCCCCGGCACCAATGCCCGGTTTGGATTGGACGGCATCATCGGACTCGTGCCCTATTTAGGCGATGTGGCTGGGTTCGTCGTGTCGGGCATACTCATGCGCACCATGCTCAAGCGCGGCGCTGGCCCCCTGCTCATGCTGCGCATGATGGGCAACTTTGCCCTCGATGCCATCACGGGCATCGTCCCCATTGTGGGCGACTTGTTCGATTTTGGCTTCAAAGCCAACCGCCGCAATGTGAATTTATTGAAAAAATATTATGCCGACGGAAAGACAAAACCAAGCGCCCGGTGGTCAATAGCTTTGCTGAGCATCTTGTTTTTCGTGCTATTTGCCCTTTTGATTTGGGGCATTTGGAAAATGGCAGCCATGCTCGCCTCATGGGTGTGGGGGCTTTTTTGA
- a CDS encoding TonB-dependent receptor produces MQKHFLAVLILLEALFASAQTSILKGRITDAHTGEPLAFATVQMTAPSPAGTLSDTAGFFLLNVPALADKVKIIVSLIGYVKQAIPLKINDKEIEIRLSPDESSLKEVVVTGTMKEMRKADSPVPVEVFSPKFFLRNPTPSLFDAIQMVNGVRPQLQCNVCNTGDIHINGMEGPYTMVLIDGMPIVSGLSTVYGLSGIPNSVLQRMEVVKGPAASLYGSEAMGGLINIITKDPAERPELHLDLNGTTYGEYNADAAGSLMFGKASTLLSANYFHFTNRWDLNDDNFTDVTLQKRFSVFNKWRFERKHNRLASVAFRYLWEDRYGGELQWEPRWRGTDSIYGESIRTNRYEIIGNYQLPIENEKVLFSFSYNRHKQDSYYGDMPYLADQRIGFGQLTWERKAGRCHDLLFGTSTRYTFYDDNTPVTANNNLENAPQRTWLPGVFVQDEWTFNKRWKLLSGLRYDHDPRHDHILSPRLNLKYNPDSENTLRLSAGSGFRVVNVFSEDHAALTGGRQVVFAEALEPERTWNTNLNYTRFQNTSFGFINFDATVFYTYFFNKIVADYDTDPEKIIYQNLAGYAENMGFSLNSDWNFVNGLKAMAGFTLMDVSVVAGDIKTWQIHTPRFTGNWSLSCPIVKWNLTLDYNGHLNSPMRLPVFPNDYRPAESPWFSIHNIQVTWKPRRQSPGGFEVYAGVKNLFNFYPREDVIMRPHDPFDKRVNDPVNNPNGYTFDPSYNYAPVQGARGFVGIRALLR; encoded by the coding sequence ATGCAAAAACATTTCCTCGCCGTCTTAATCTTGCTTGAGGCCTTATTTGCATCAGCCCAAACGAGCATCTTGAAGGGGCGCATCACCGACGCGCACACGGGTGAGCCACTCGCTTTTGCTACCGTGCAAATGACTGCCCCTTCCCCCGCCGGAACGTTGAGCGACACGGCGGGTTTTTTCCTGCTGAATGTGCCCGCGCTGGCTGATAAAGTAAAAATCATCGTGTCGCTCATTGGTTACGTCAAACAGGCCATTCCGCTGAAAATCAATGATAAAGAAATCGAAATCCGCCTGTCGCCCGATGAAAGCAGCCTGAAAGAAGTGGTGGTGACTGGCACCATGAAGGAAATGCGCAAGGCCGACAGTCCCGTGCCGGTAGAGGTTTTTTCGCCCAAATTTTTCCTCCGAAACCCCACACCGAGCCTCTTCGATGCCATCCAGATGGTGAACGGCGTGCGCCCGCAACTCCAGTGCAACGTGTGCAACACTGGCGACATCCACATCAACGGCATGGAGGGGCCGTACACGATGGTATTGATTGACGGGATGCCGATTGTGAGCGGGCTTTCGACGGTGTATGGCCTGAGTGGCATCCCAAACAGCGTGTTGCAACGCATGGAAGTCGTGAAAGGGCCAGCCGCATCGCTCTATGGCTCGGAAGCAATGGGCGGCCTCATCAATATCATCACGAAAGACCCGGCAGAACGCCCCGAATTGCACCTTGATTTGAACGGCACCACCTACGGAGAATACAACGCCGATGCCGCAGGCTCGCTCATGTTTGGAAAGGCCAGCACCCTTTTGAGCGCCAATTACTTTCACTTCACCAACCGCTGGGACCTCAACGACGACAATTTTACCGACGTGACTTTGCAAAAGCGGTTTTCCGTTTTCAACAAATGGCGTTTTGAAAGAAAACACAATCGCCTCGCCTCGGTCGCGTTCCGCTACCTCTGGGAAGACCGCTACGGCGGCGAATTGCAGTGGGAGCCTCGCTGGCGCGGCACCGACAGCATCTATGGCGAGAGCATCCGAACGAACCGCTATGAAATCATCGGCAACTATCAGTTGCCTATTGAAAATGAGAAAGTGCTGTTCAGTTTTTCCTACAACCGACACAAACAGGACAGCTACTATGGGGATATGCCTTATCTCGCCGACCAGCGTATTGGCTTCGGCCAACTGACTTGGGAGCGAAAGGCAGGCCGATGCCACGACTTGCTGTTCGGCACGAGCACGCGCTACACGTTTTACGACGACAACACACCCGTGACTGCCAACAACAATCTCGAAAACGCACCCCAACGTACTTGGCTACCCGGCGTATTTGTGCAGGATGAATGGACATTCAACAAACGCTGGAAACTGCTTTCGGGCTTGCGATACGACCACGACCCTCGTCACGACCATATCCTTTCGCCGCGCTTGAATTTGAAATACAACCCCGACAGTGAGAACACTCTGCGCCTCTCTGCTGGTAGTGGCTTCCGCGTCGTCAATGTGTTTAGCGAAGACCACGCGGCGCTCACGGGAGGGCGGCAGGTGGTGTTTGCGGAGGCATTGGAGCCGGAACGCACTTGGAACACAAACCTGAATTACACCCGCTTTCAAAACACTTCGTTCGGGTTTATCAACTTCGACGCGACGGTTTTTTACACCTATTTTTTCAACAAAATAGTGGCCGACTACGACACCGACCCGGAAAAAATCATTTACCAAAACCTAGCAGGCTACGCCGAAAACATGGGGTTTTCGCTCAATTCGGACTGGAACTTCGTCAATGGCCTAAAAGCGATGGCGGGATTCACGCTCATGGATGTGAGCGTGGTGGCGGGCGACATCAAGACGTGGCAAATCCATACGCCACGCTTCACGGGCAATTGGTCGCTCTCATGCCCTATTGTGAAGTGGAATTTGACGCTCGACTACAACGGCCATCTCAACAGCCCCATGCGGCTGCCAGTGTTTCCGAACGACTATCGCCCGGCTGAGTCGCCGTGGTTCAGCATTCACAATATTCAGGTGACGTGGAAGCCTCGGCGCCAGTCACCGGGCGGCTTTGAGGTGTACGCCGGCGTGAAAAACCTGTTCAATTTTTATCCCCGCGAAGATGTCATCATGCGCCCGCACGACCCTTTCGACAAACGGGTGAACGACCCGGTAAACAATCCCAACGGTTACACGTTCGACCCTTCGTACAATTACGCGCCAGTGCAGGGTGCGCGAGGTTTTGTGGGAATCCGGGCGCTCCTGCGGTAA
- a CDS encoding phosphatidylinositol-specific phospholipase C/glycerophosphodiester phosphodiesterase family protein codes for MQNEKHLPTPRRGRWPIRNYWQSSLLLLIVPSFHSDRAVDFSSQNREPLVASVALPNAHAHNDYLHDNPLWEALSKGFTSIEADVHLVGGELYLGHWLPQMFPAKTLREVYLEPLSKLLASQNGKIYPAYDGVFYLMVDVKTDSLATYRVLRQQLLQYPLFQCNPHFQVFVSGNRAVQHILNDAEEVAAVDGRLPDLSKNFAASAMPVVSDNFKKHFKWRGKGAMPAQEKSKLERLAHEAHRQGKKLRFWAIPDQPNAWLTLLEAGVDLISTDDLEGAEQFLLGRN; via the coding sequence ATGCAAAACGAAAAACACCTGCCGACACCCCGGCGAGGACGCTGGCCCATCAGGAACTACTGGCAAAGCTCGCTCCTGCTCTTGATTGTCCCTTCGTTCCACAGCGACCGGGCCGTGGATTTTTCTTCTCAAAATCGAGAACCGCTCGTTGCCTCGGTCGCGTTGCCCAATGCACACGCCCACAACGATTACTTGCACGACAATCCATTGTGGGAGGCCTTGTCCAAAGGCTTCACGAGCATCGAAGCGGATGTTCATTTGGTGGGCGGCGAATTGTATTTGGGGCATTGGCTCCCTCAGATGTTTCCGGCGAAAACCCTCCGCGAAGTGTATCTCGAGCCTTTGAGCAAACTGTTGGCCAGCCAAAACGGGAAAATTTACCCTGCCTACGACGGCGTCTTTTACCTGATGGTGGACGTAAAAACCGACTCTTTGGCGACCTACCGCGTGTTGCGCCAACAACTGCTGCAATACCCGCTCTTTCAGTGCAACCCTCATTTTCAAGTGTTCGTCTCTGGCAACCGTGCCGTGCAGCACATCCTGAACGACGCGGAAGAAGTGGCGGCGGTGGATGGCCGTTTGCCGGACCTGAGCAAAAACTTCGCCGCGAGCGCAATGCCCGTCGTGAGCGACAATTTTAAAAAACACTTCAAATGGCGCGGCAAGGGCGCGATGCCCGCTCAGGAAAAATCAAAGTTGGAAAGGCTTGCCCACGAAGCGCACCGACAAGGGAAAAAACTCCGATTCTGGGCCATTCCTGACCAGCCGAACGCTTGGCTGACCCTGCTCGAGGCCGGAGTGGATTTGATTAGCACGGATGATTTGGAAGGAGCGGAGCAATTTCTTTTGGGGCGAAACTGA